The sequence below is a genomic window from Temnothorax longispinosus isolate EJ_2023e unplaced genomic scaffold, Tlon_JGU_v1 HiC_scaffold_14, whole genome shotgun sequence.
TCAGAGAGTGgcaatttgttttctttttggataataaaattatgcaagCATATAGTCGCTTGAACAATTTTGACTGCAGTAGAAACAGATGCAATTATCGATCGACGATAAATTCGCCATTTTGCTACCAAAATGCCGAAAGCGCTTTCAATCATTCTTCGTGCTCGACTGAGACGGTAATTGAATATCTTTCTTTGACGGTTCAGAAGTCCGCTTCGTGGATACGGTCGCATCATGTAACGAATCAAAGCGAATGCCTCATCCGCTACTAACACAAACGGTAATGCGGGCCCAGAAGCTTCAATCGGTCTCGGTTCTGGCAAATTCATTTGGTTTCTTTCGAATCGTTGGCCAAAGTTTGAATGCGCGAAGATACCGCCATCGCTCTGTCTGCCTTCCGCACCAATGTCAACTAGTGTGAAACAGTAGTTGGCATCACAAACCGCTAGTAAACTGATGCTGTGATTTCCCTTGTAATTGAAGAATTTTGAGCCGCTGCGAGGAGGTgactgaaattaaaaattacaatttttatctcttaaagtaaatataaaatacattatcttAACATCGACTCACCTGTATTACTACGTGCTTCCCATCTATCGCACCAATACAGTGCGGAAAATTCCACTTCGTCTCAAAATCATTCGCGATTTTCAACCAATTCTCTTCATTTATTTCAGGGAAAACTGATTCGTGGAGAGTATTCCATAATACTTCGCATGtctcagaaataatttttgagaCAGTGCTTATTCCAATTCGAAAAGCATAAGCAATTGAAGCCATAGTGTTCCCAGACGCTAAATAACGCAGGCATACTAAAAGCCGGGTACGGGCTGGTATTGGATCTCGGACGACAcattgtttttcaataaatagcCCAACAATGACCATTAACTTATCAAACATCTCTCTGGACATTCTAGTATAATTGTAGAACATTTCGTGGTCTTGAAATTCCATTTCTCTGACCAAATTTTCACTGGCACCCTGGAATaacctttgtttttttctgaaTATCGGGCGCACCCATATTCTGTGACGAGCGTTTTCCTCTTGCAACATCATCATTTTCCATATTATAAACAGTTTTAGTATACGACGTTTCCCAACTTTCCGTTGTTGACGCGTTTGTTTCATCTTCTTCCACTTTAGCCATCGTTTCCATATAACGATTAATATCAGGTCAGGATCTATTTGATTCAATTCCATCTTGTACATTAAATCAACTGTTTAATCTGGAGATCACACGGTATCCTCACTACTTTCCCACTCACGCAGAATACTGGGGTTTGTCGGGGTATATCTAAATCGTAGTCAGCAGTTTGTAATGGTCCTGAAAATTAGACAGCAATGTTATTGCTGCGATACACATATTTCGATACGttattatcgatattataaaTCATTCACCATTAAGTCCacattaacaataaatttgttCAACGTGATTCACGCTGGTTCGCTCTGTGATGGTGATTATCCCATTTTAGCATATCAGACTGAaagtatatattacaataaaaatatcttacatgtagagtttttattttcacaaatttagAGAGCACattctcttatatatatataaaatat
It includes:
- the LOC139823577 gene encoding uncharacterized protein, producing MYKMELNQIDPDLILIVIWKRWLKWKKMKQTRQQRKVGKRRILKLFIIWKMMMLQEENARHRIWVRPIFRKKQRLFQGASENLVREMEFQDHEMFYNYTRMSREMFDKLMVIVGLFIEKQCVVRDPIPARTRLLVCLRYLASGNTMASIAYAFRIGISTVSKIISETCEVLWNTLHESVFPEINEENWLKIANDFETKWNFPHCIGAIDGKHVVIQSPPRSGSKFFNYKGNHSISLLAVCDANYCFTLVDIGAEGRQSDGGIFAHSNFGQRFERNQMNLPEPRPIEASGPALPFVLVADEAFALIRYMMRPYPRSGLLNRQRKIFNYRLSRARRMIESAFGILVAKWRIYRRSIIASVSTAVKIVQATICLHNFIIQKENKLPLSERYYIGMLNKERAAINGALQEVNDAGRTNAHARIASRSRDDFAAYFENSGAVPWQWEKGLLDDF